The following are encoded in a window of Bacillus sp. es.036 genomic DNA:
- a CDS encoding peptide ABC transporter substrate-binding protein — MKKKFSLLLSVILLLSLFLAACSGNSNTSSNTNSEGEATSGDSDSSEGSAEQVLNLTDTQDIPTMDSTQATDTVAFNAMNQVFEGLYRLDKDNKPVLGMAAEEPEVEEKDGETVYTFKIREDANWSDGTPVKADDFVYAWHKIIHPDTMGGYASMMGAAGIKNGNEIITEGDPLYGKVEELGVKAVDEKTLEVVVTQQVPYFFDLLTFASFYPQPSEFAEEQGENYSLEADTMLYNGPFTLAEWNHGEGWKLAKNDGYWDADTVQLKEANYKIVKDEATRVNLYETGSIDRASLSADFVDQFKDREDFTTILDTTIYFLRMNQKNEALANNDIRKALYLSYDRDGLVNVLLNNGSVAARYLVPKEFLFLNDEDFRAPAPDGYLADQTADDAAEYWKKGLEALGTDKVELEFLTTDSDLASKIAEYAKDQFESKLDGLTITINKQPWKQFLDLEDAGDFDISTGGWGPDYPDPMTYIYMFETDGAYNRMDYSNEEYDKLVTDAKTETDEQKRWEMMQEAERILIEEDTAILPTYQGGGAIIMKDYVKNYHIHKFGADSSLKWVTIEK, encoded by the coding sequence ATGAAGAAAAAGTTTTCGCTTTTGCTTTCGGTCATCTTGTTGTTAAGCCTTTTCCTTGCAGCGTGTTCCGGTAATTCGAACACTTCAAGCAACACAAACAGTGAAGGAGAAGCGACAAGCGGAGATAGCGATAGCTCAGAAGGATCAGCGGAACAGGTTCTAAACTTAACAGATACACAGGATATCCCGACTATGGACTCAACGCAGGCAACAGATACTGTTGCATTTAATGCAATGAACCAGGTATTTGAAGGTCTTTATCGTCTTGATAAAGATAACAAGCCTGTCCTAGGTATGGCAGCGGAAGAGCCAGAAGTTGAAGAAAAAGACGGCGAAACTGTTTATACATTTAAAATTCGTGAAGATGCGAATTGGTCTGATGGCACACCAGTGAAAGCAGACGATTTCGTATATGCATGGCACAAAATTATTCACCCAGATACGATGGGCGGATATGCATCAATGATGGGTGCTGCAGGTATTAAAAATGGTAATGAAATTATTACTGAAGGCGATCCACTATACGGTAAAGTAGAAGAACTTGGTGTGAAAGCAGTAGATGAGAAAACACTTGAAGTTGTGGTTACGCAACAAGTTCCTTATTTCTTTGATCTATTAACATTTGCATCATTCTATCCACAACCTTCGGAATTTGCTGAAGAGCAAGGCGAGAACTATTCACTTGAAGCAGATACAATGCTTTACAACGGTCCATTTACGCTAGCTGAATGGAATCACGGTGAAGGTTGGAAGCTTGCTAAAAATGATGGATACTGGGATGCTGACACAGTACAGTTGAAAGAAGCAAATTACAAAATTGTAAAAGACGAAGCAACTCGTGTTAATCTTTATGAGACTGGAAGCATTGATCGTGCTAGTCTTAGTGCAGATTTCGTTGATCAGTTTAAAGATCGCGAAGACTTTACAACAATCCTTGATACAACAATTTATTTCCTACGTATGAACCAGAAGAACGAAGCACTTGCTAACAATGATATTCGTAAAGCTCTTTATTTATCGTATGACCGTGATGGTCTAGTAAATGTACTACTAAACAACGGTTCAGTAGCAGCTCGTTACCTTGTACCAAAAGAATTCTTGTTCCTTAACGACGAAGATTTCCGTGCGCCAGCTCCAGACGGCTATCTTGCAGATCAAACTGCTGATGACGCTGCTGAGTACTGGAAGAAGGGGCTAGAAGCTCTAGGTACTGATAAAGTTGAACTTGAATTCCTTACAACGGATAGTGACCTTGCATCTAAAATCGCAGAGTATGCGAAAGATCAGTTTGAGTCTAAGTTAGACGGTCTTACAATCACAATTAACAAACAGCCTTGGAAGCAGTTCCTTGACCTTGAAGATGCTGGAGACTTTGATATCTCAACTGGTGGTTGGGGACCAGACTATCCAGATCCAATGACTTATATCTATATGTTTGAAACAGATGGCGCCTATAACCGCATGGATTACTCTAATGAAGAGTATGACAAGCTGGTTACTGATGCTAAAACTGAGACGGACGAGCAGAAGCGCTGGGAAATGATGCAAGAAGCAGAGCGCATTCTAATCGAAGAAGATACGGCGATCCTACCTACTTATCAGGGTGGCGGAGCGATTATCATGAAAGATTACGTGAAGAACTATCATATCCACAAGTTTGGTGCTGATTCTTCTCTTAAATGGGTAACGATCGAAAAGTAA
- a CDS encoding DinB family protein, producing MTDERSVLNDYASLINWLESTAMEMSETIFFQPIKQGKWSPAEILSHIMMWDNYLLKERIPFIEMEANLPKLDNVEEVNQRAAEYALSGLNKENLVAETIQARRQVVARLQQFEPIQWSNTFYIEKYPICLTGYIKGLIEHDDHHKLQVEVFMNEQGFSQSHFTL from the coding sequence ATGACGGATGAGCGCTCTGTGTTAAACGATTATGCTTCGCTAATTAATTGGTTAGAATCGACTGCGATGGAGATGAGCGAAACCATCTTCTTTCAGCCTATCAAGCAAGGCAAGTGGTCTCCAGCTGAAATCCTGTCCCATATCATGATGTGGGACAATTATCTTCTTAAAGAAAGAATTCCTTTTATTGAAATGGAAGCTAATTTGCCTAAACTTGATAACGTTGAAGAAGTAAATCAGCGCGCAGCAGAGTATGCGTTATCTGGTCTAAATAAAGAAAATTTAGTTGCTGAAACCATACAAGCACGAAGACAAGTGGTGGCCCGCCTTCAGCAATTTGAACCGATTCAGTGGAGCAACACGTTTTATATTGAGAAGTATCCAATCTGTCTTACAGGTTATATAAAAGGTCTTATTGAGCACGATGATCACCATAAGTTGCAAGTAGAAGTTTTTATGAACGAGCAAGGATTTTCCCAGTCCCACTTTACCTTATAG
- a CDS encoding amidase family protein, giving the protein MLSIDWLEKSTILDIQQAMLAHKFTSKQLVQFYLNQIAHHNHRVNAILEINPDALMIADSLDRERKMKGARSSLHGIPILLKDNINTGDHMHTSAGSQALATSYGKDDAFLVTKLRHAGAVMLGKTNMTEWANFMSDKMPNGYSSRGGQVLNPYGPGTLDVGGSSSGSAVAVACHFATAAIGTETNGSILSPSSSNAGVGLKPTVGAISRSGIIPISFSQDTAGPMTRNVTDAAILLSHLSGEDPLDHATNTIPNYQDYTPYLLPVLYEELRIGIVQNGYYDSMHAEEQEILNRATEDLKKIGCSILKVDQLCSDQEMLEQDYQVLRYEFKSGVNSYLAKNTTSSLSDLQSIINYYHQNPLALPYGQSLLIEANETTGSLTEAQYLQSRLQDLSNAKENGLDKLMQTEKLDALLFVGAYGSTLPAKAGYPSITVPGGFTSNKKPLGITFTGKPFSEPQLIKLAYAYEQLSHQRKLPDWLDSTSTLRKARA; this is encoded by the coding sequence ATGCTATCTATCGATTGGTTAGAAAAGTCCACAATCCTCGATATCCAACAGGCTATGCTTGCTCATAAGTTTACTTCAAAACAGCTTGTTCAATTTTACCTTAATCAAATCGCACATCATAATCACAGAGTTAACGCCATTCTAGAAATTAACCCGGATGCATTAATGATTGCAGACTCACTTGATCGAGAGCGCAAAATGAAAGGAGCAAGAAGCTCATTACACGGAATTCCAATTCTACTTAAAGACAATATCAATACAGGTGATCATATGCATACAAGCGCCGGCTCACAAGCTCTAGCTACTTCCTACGGGAAAGATGACGCCTTTTTAGTGACAAAGCTGAGACACGCTGGAGCTGTTATGTTAGGCAAAACCAATATGACGGAATGGGCGAACTTTATGAGTGATAAAATGCCGAATGGCTACAGTTCAAGAGGTGGTCAAGTACTTAATCCTTATGGACCAGGTACTCTTGATGTTGGAGGATCCAGTTCTGGGTCAGCTGTTGCAGTAGCTTGTCATTTTGCTACAGCTGCGATTGGAACAGAAACAAATGGATCCATTCTAAGCCCATCAAGTTCGAATGCTGGCGTTGGCCTTAAGCCCACAGTTGGCGCAATTAGTCGTTCAGGAATCATTCCAATCTCTTTTTCACAAGATACCGCTGGTCCAATGACCCGAAATGTTACCGATGCAGCCATTCTACTCAGTCATTTATCAGGGGAAGACCCTTTGGATCATGCAACAAATACCATACCTAATTATCAAGATTATACACCTTATCTACTCCCTGTTTTATATGAAGAATTGAGAATTGGAATTGTCCAGAACGGCTATTATGATTCCATGCATGCTGAAGAACAAGAGATTTTAAATAGAGCAACCGAAGACCTAAAGAAGATTGGTTGCTCAATCTTAAAGGTTGATCAACTATGTTCTGATCAAGAAATGCTTGAGCAAGACTACCAGGTCTTACGATATGAATTTAAATCCGGCGTTAATAGCTATCTAGCAAAAAACACAACATCTTCTTTAAGTGACCTTCAATCAATTATTAATTACTATCATCAAAACCCATTAGCTCTTCCGTACGGACAATCCCTTTTAATCGAAGCAAACGAAACGACCGGATCTTTAACCGAAGCACAATATTTGCAAAGTCGCCTCCAGGATTTATCTAATGCAAAAGAAAATGGTTTAGACAAACTCATGCAAACCGAGAAACTAGATGCATTGCTATTTGTAGGAGCTTACGGCTCAACACTTCCTGCAAAAGCAGGCTATCCGTCTATAACCGTCCCTGGTGGCTTTACTTCAAACAAAAAACCTCTTGGTATTACCTTCACTGGGAAGCCGTTCAGCGAACCGCAACTAATTAAGCTCGCTTATGCCTATGAACAGCTTTCTCATCAACGAAAGCTTCCAGATTGGTTAGACAGCACTTCAACCTTAAGAAAAGCGCGAGCCTAA
- a CDS encoding c-type cytochrome — protein MGKSSAYITAIILFLVMVVGFTYWLSTTEEHAGGNEASHGEQAEEGGGEEGGDSAGGGEAEKVFAQNCASCHGENLGGGAGPALEAVGGKYSKDEILDIIKNGKGGGMPAGLIQGEEAEMVAAWLAEKK, from the coding sequence ATGGGTAAATCATCCGCTTATATTACTGCAATAATTTTGTTCCTAGTTATGGTTGTAGGCTTTACATACTGGCTTTCCACAACCGAAGAACACGCTGGTGGAAACGAAGCCAGTCATGGTGAACAGGCCGAAGAAGGCGGCGGTGAAGAAGGCGGCGATTCCGCTGGAGGTGGAGAAGCCGAAAAAGTATTTGCACAAAACTGCGCGTCTTGCCACGGTGAGAACCTGGGAGGCGGTGCTGGACCAGCACTAGAAGCCGTTGGTGGTAAATATTCGAAAGATGAAATTCTCGATATTATCAAGAATGGTAAAGGTGGCGGCATGCCCGCTGGTTTGATTCAAGGTGAAGAAGCTGAAATGGTCGCTGCTTGGCTTGCTGAGAAAAAATAA
- a CDS encoding aminotransferase-like domain-containing protein — MARFILNPESSKPLYKQIVDYYEDSIINGSLQTGNPLPAERDLAVQLGVNRSTVTTAYAELRASGLITSRQGSGTRVSSDAADFIPSHSTTWNKLRNQHLSENTTLFTHSSNYMNDPSFINLNAGEVAPDLCLARNAYDLTAYTTSKEQFSSTMFQTKHMINRFINQSVSTENIVLTSSLEQAILLSVKCFLNPGDVIAVEEPINPSQLNLFLASGIHVIRYSADRPLTNHHFQREGIKLIIANSMMEHHFSLTQSSTIQQRKKLLTQYEKIGIPILEIVKTSLLTGSYDNDSCSYYELGTDQKLVVQVGHITGISPGLSMGWVLGPEHVIKRLSALQIQLSMTPPPVFLEIVHNILYSVEIHEHFEEVKEELRARKKQVLNKLDALKDQITILEKGDSTSIWFDFKPALNLQELRDILLEAHVLLSPSLYEGAVRFKLPLTTVSKDNLFEATSRLVSALNTLHIRQFAEIY; from the coding sequence ATGGCGAGATTTATACTCAATCCAGAGAGCAGCAAACCGTTGTACAAACAAATCGTTGATTACTATGAGGATTCCATTATAAATGGCTCTCTCCAAACGGGGAATCCTCTTCCTGCTGAACGCGATCTAGCCGTCCAACTAGGTGTCAATCGAAGCACTGTTACGACAGCTTACGCTGAATTGAGGGCTAGCGGACTCATTACGTCCAGGCAAGGAAGCGGGACACGAGTCAGTTCAGATGCAGCAGATTTCATTCCCAGTCATTCTACAACGTGGAATAAACTTCGAAATCAGCATTTATCGGAAAATACGACACTATTTACCCATTCTTCTAACTATATGAATGATCCCTCGTTCATTAACTTGAACGCAGGAGAGGTTGCACCAGATTTATGTCTTGCACGAAATGCTTATGATTTAACTGCTTACACTACTAGTAAAGAACAATTTTCTTCAACTATGTTTCAAACCAAACATATGATTAACCGCTTTATCAATCAATCAGTATCTACTGAAAACATCGTTCTGACCTCTAGTCTCGAACAAGCGATACTTTTATCAGTGAAATGCTTTCTAAATCCTGGTGACGTAATTGCCGTCGAAGAACCAATAAACCCTTCCCAATTAAATTTATTTCTAGCTTCTGGCATTCACGTTATTCGCTATTCAGCTGATCGCCCTTTAACAAATCATCATTTCCAAAGGGAAGGAATCAAACTAATTATTGCAAATTCAATGATGGAGCACCATTTTTCCCTAACACAATCATCAACAATCCAACAAAGAAAAAAATTATTAACACAATATGAAAAAATCGGTATTCCAATACTAGAAATAGTGAAAACGTCTTTGCTTACAGGGTCTTACGATAATGATAGCTGCTCATATTATGAACTTGGTACCGACCAAAAACTCGTTGTACAAGTAGGACACATTACTGGTATTTCCCCCGGTTTAAGTATGGGGTGGGTTTTAGGACCAGAGCATGTTATAAAGCGTTTATCGGCGCTTCAAATTCAACTTAGCATGACCCCTCCTCCCGTTTTTCTTGAAATTGTTCATAACATTTTATATTCAGTTGAAATTCATGAGCATTTTGAAGAGGTGAAAGAGGAATTACGTGCAAGGAAAAAACAAGTACTAAATAAATTAGATGCATTAAAAGACCAAATAACAATTTTAGAAAAAGGTGACTCTACTTCCATCTGGTTTGATTTTAAACCAGCGTTAAACCTTCAAGAATTGAGGGATATACTTCTAGAAGCTCATGTATTGCTGTCACCTTCACTCTATGAAGGTGCTGTAAGATTCAAATTACCTCTTACAACTGTATCAAAGGACAACCTCTTTGAAGCCACAAGCCGTCTCGTTAGCGCGCTAAATACTTTGCACATCAGGCAGTTTGCAGAAATTTACTAA
- a CDS encoding YuzL family protein, giving the protein MAKHKANPTTNGLASSQPEGQGTGVEVGITYDSKRKKKKK; this is encoded by the coding sequence ATGGCAAAACATAAAGCAAACCCTACAACCAATGGCCTGGCTTCATCCCAACCAGAAGGACAGGGAACAGGAGTTGAAGTAGGGATAACGTACGACTCTAAACGAAAAAAGAAAAAGAAATAA
- a CDS encoding acetyl-CoA C-acetyltransferase yields the protein MKDVFILEGARTPFGSFGGSLKDSNPTALGISASKEALRKSGIEASEIDLSVIGNVIHSTSNASYLARHIALGSGIPIESPALTVNRLCGSGMQAVISAAQSIMMGDGQTALAGGAENMSLSPYTLRGSRFGAKMGAPKMDDMLLATLTDEYTGTGMGITGENLAVKYGISREDQDEYATQSQQKAADAREKGIFIEEIVPVEVKGRKGIETFSTDEHIREGTTAEKLAGLKPAFKKDGTVTGGNASGINDGAASVVLGGADYVSSKNLKPLARIVSWGIAGVDPSIMGIGPVPAIRQALDKAGMTLQQMDLIEVNEAFAAQYLAVEKELELDRSRVNVNGGAIALGHPVGASGTRILYTLIKELKRRNGKYGVASLCIGGGQGIAMVVEIN from the coding sequence ATGAAAGACGTTTTTATATTGGAAGGTGCAAGAACACCATTTGGTTCATTTGGTGGTTCACTTAAAGATAGTAATCCAACAGCCTTGGGGATTTCAGCAAGTAAAGAAGCTCTAAGAAAAAGTGGAATAGAGGCTAGTGAAATTGATCTTTCTGTTATTGGGAATGTGATTCATTCTACATCAAATGCTTCTTATTTAGCGCGTCACATTGCACTTGGGAGTGGAATACCTATTGAAAGTCCAGCACTAACAGTAAATCGACTTTGTGGTTCTGGTATGCAAGCTGTCATCTCAGCAGCGCAATCCATTATGATGGGGGACGGTCAAACGGCCCTTGCCGGAGGAGCGGAGAATATGAGCTTATCTCCGTATACGTTAAGAGGAAGTCGTTTTGGAGCAAAAATGGGTGCTCCGAAAATGGATGATATGCTTTTGGCTACGTTAACTGATGAGTATACTGGAACTGGAATGGGGATAACGGGAGAGAATCTGGCAGTAAAGTATGGGATTTCTAGAGAAGATCAGGATGAATATGCAACTCAAAGTCAGCAAAAAGCTGCTGATGCAAGAGAAAAAGGTATTTTCATAGAAGAAATTGTACCTGTTGAAGTAAAAGGGAGAAAGGGGATTGAAACCTTTTCAACTGACGAACATATTCGAGAAGGTACAACAGCAGAAAAGCTAGCTGGGCTTAAACCTGCTTTCAAAAAAGATGGAACTGTCACTGGTGGGAATGCAAGTGGCATAAATGATGGAGCCGCTTCTGTCGTATTGGGAGGAGCAGATTATGTCTCTTCAAAGAATCTTAAGCCACTTGCTCGAATTGTCTCCTGGGGTATAGCGGGAGTAGATCCTTCGATTATGGGAATTGGACCAGTGCCTGCTATACGGCAAGCATTAGATAAAGCAGGTATGACACTTCAGCAGATGGACTTGATTGAAGTGAATGAAGCCTTTGCCGCTCAGTATCTAGCCGTTGAAAAAGAGCTAGAGCTTGATCGCTCACGAGTGAATGTGAACGGTGGTGCAATTGCTTTAGGGCATCCAGTAGGTGCGAGTGGCACGCGTATTCTTTATACACTTATAAAAGAATTAAAGCGTAGAAATGGAAAGTATGGTGTTGCTTCACTCTGCATTGGTGGCGGACAAGGAATTGCTATGGTGGTTGAAATCAATTAA
- a CDS encoding ECF transporter S component produces the protein MKSVSKTQRMIVVAMFSSISYLLMLLDFPLPGFPVFLQIDFSEIPALFVAILYGPVAGILVEAIKNFIHFGIQGSFTGVPIGQISNFIAGVFLIVPTSLIFRKFNQTQKGLALGLTLGTILMSAMMGLLNYLIILPAYTWFMGFEEMSASARQALVLTGITPFNLLKGAIVASIFVAFFIKLKPWFARQTRVA, from the coding sequence ATGAAAAGTGTCTCAAAAACGCAACGCATGATTGTAGTTGCGATGTTCAGCAGTATCTCATATTTATTAATGCTTTTAGATTTCCCACTGCCTGGATTTCCCGTCTTTCTTCAAATCGATTTCAGTGAAATTCCAGCGCTATTTGTTGCCATACTATACGGGCCAGTTGCAGGGATACTTGTAGAAGCGATTAAGAATTTCATTCACTTTGGGATACAGGGAAGCTTCACCGGTGTACCGATTGGCCAAATATCAAACTTCATTGCTGGAGTTTTCTTGATCGTACCAACTTCTTTAATCTTCCGTAAATTTAATCAAACTCAGAAAGGATTAGCACTGGGATTGACGCTCGGAACGATTCTAATGTCAGCGATGATGGGATTGTTGAACTATTTAATTATTCTTCCGGCATACACATGGTTTATGGGCTTTGAAGAAATGTCTGCTTCTGCCCGTCAGGCACTTGTATTAACCGGTATTACACCATTTAATCTACTAAAAGGTGCAATCGTAGCTAGTATTTTTGTTGCCTTTTTCATAAAATTAAAACCCTGGTTTGCTCGTCAAACGAGAGTTGCTTAA
- the spoIIP gene encoding stage II sporulation protein P, whose protein sequence is MKSSSPRLFGDTSSRQIRLISFFTVSGLIFLFIVAGVISSSETKYQLSSSMLHDWITSFSTEAMVYGMGTENHYLTQVLPEESEPPAFSLVMFQFITSVKPGDIRSLLGGELPGFALYDAKIHVAGEGTNFTNLPVESAPPLDDLLKEREVPTEKLEIQDSKDQVTPPLQTTNGKKVAFIYHSHSYESYLPLLGLEGEKNADLANDGKTNITLVGKLLGEELEDRGIGAQVDDSNMGALLNEKGLEHGSAYDVSRTIVQSAVASNDDFNLFIDIHRDSLRAKDTTVTINNEEYARTVFVIGEENPNYEKNLALAKELHAALKAEFPGLSRGVISKKGKGVDGIYNQDLSPNAMLIEMGGVDNNLEQLSRTVKAIADVISEHYWGTEKVNK, encoded by the coding sequence ATGAAAAGCAGCTCTCCAAGGCTGTTTGGTGATACAAGCAGTAGACAAATTCGTTTGATTTCTTTTTTTACAGTATCAGGACTTATTTTTTTGTTTATTGTAGCAGGTGTGATTTCATCGTCAGAAACGAAATACCAGCTCTCCTCTTCTATGCTACATGATTGGATCACAAGCTTTTCAACAGAAGCGATGGTATATGGAATGGGGACTGAGAATCATTATTTAACTCAGGTATTACCTGAAGAGAGTGAGCCGCCAGCATTTTCTCTAGTCATGTTTCAATTTATTACGAGCGTTAAGCCAGGCGATATCAGGAGTCTTCTAGGGGGGGAACTCCCTGGTTTTGCGTTATATGATGCTAAAATCCACGTTGCTGGGGAGGGAACGAATTTTACCAACCTTCCCGTCGAATCCGCTCCACCTTTGGATGATTTACTTAAAGAAAGAGAGGTACCTACGGAGAAATTAGAAATTCAAGATTCAAAAGATCAGGTTACACCGCCGCTTCAAACAACGAATGGGAAGAAAGTGGCCTTTATTTATCATTCACATAGCTATGAGTCTTACTTGCCGTTATTAGGTCTTGAAGGGGAAAAAAATGCTGATTTAGCGAACGATGGGAAAACCAACATTACGCTAGTTGGAAAATTGTTAGGTGAAGAACTAGAGGATCGGGGGATAGGCGCACAAGTTGACGATTCAAACATGGGAGCCCTATTAAATGAAAAGGGCCTTGAGCATGGAAGTGCTTATGATGTATCGAGAACGATCGTACAGTCTGCGGTAGCAAGCAATGATGATTTTAACTTATTCATTGATATTCATCGTGATTCATTAAGAGCGAAGGATACAACGGTTACAATTAACAATGAGGAATACGCTCGAACAGTTTTTGTTATTGGAGAAGAAAATCCCAATTACGAGAAGAATCTCGCGCTTGCAAAAGAATTACATGCTGCGCTAAAAGCAGAATTTCCAGGGCTAAGCAGGGGGGTAATTAGTAAAAAAGGAAAAGGAGTAGATGGCATTTATAATCAAGACTTATCTCCTAATGCTATGTTGATTGAAATGGGTGGAGTGGACAATAACCTTGAGCAACTTAGTCGAACGGTTAAAGCCATTGCAGATGTCATTAGCGAACATTACTGGGGAACGGAGAAAGTAAATAAGTAA
- the rsgA gene encoding ribosome small subunit-dependent GTPase A, which yields MNRITLGWNSYFEDNYQAIANGFIPARVIVEHRGGYNVSTGESSYAAELSGKFRFEVTRRDALPAVGDWVLIAPKTDNKAIIHDLLPRRSKFSRKIAGTTTEEQIIVANVDTVFLVNALNQDFNPSRIERYLVMAWESGAKPVIVLSKADLCTDVEQKVSALYSIAVGVPIHVVSSATKKGIDELKVYLTEGTTTALLGSSGAGKSTLINKLYGKEIQVVQDIRQDDGKGKHTTTSRELITLQTGGVLIDTPGMRELQLWETDHLSQSFPDIDAFAEKCRFRDCQHEGEPKCAVRNAIEEGMLEERRLENYKKFHRELAFLERQTNKKAHLEEKKKWKKIAGDRTRKNR from the coding sequence TTGAATCGAATAACATTAGGTTGGAATTCATACTTTGAAGACAATTATCAAGCTATAGCAAATGGATTTATACCAGCTCGAGTTATAGTAGAACATCGTGGAGGTTATAACGTCTCTACAGGAGAAAGTTCTTATGCAGCAGAACTTTCAGGTAAGTTCCGATTTGAAGTAACACGGCGTGATGCTTTGCCAGCAGTTGGTGACTGGGTCCTTATTGCTCCTAAAACGGATAACAAAGCAATTATTCATGATCTGCTACCGAGGAGAAGTAAGTTTTCAAGAAAAATTGCAGGGACGACAACTGAGGAACAAATTATTGTAGCTAATGTTGATACGGTTTTTCTTGTCAATGCATTAAATCAGGACTTTAACCCAAGTCGTATTGAAAGATACCTTGTCATGGCGTGGGAAAGCGGTGCAAAGCCGGTTATTGTACTCAGTAAAGCTGATCTTTGTACTGATGTGGAACAGAAAGTAAGTGCTCTTTATAGTATTGCTGTAGGTGTACCGATCCACGTAGTGAGTTCGGCGACCAAAAAAGGGATTGATGAGTTAAAAGTGTATTTAACAGAGGGAACTACCACAGCTTTGTTAGGTTCATCAGGTGCTGGTAAGTCTACGCTCATAAACAAATTATATGGCAAAGAAATTCAAGTTGTACAAGATATTCGCCAAGATGACGGCAAAGGAAAGCATACCACGACTAGTCGAGAACTGATAACGCTTCAAACAGGTGGCGTACTAATTGATACGCCTGGAATGAGAGAACTTCAGCTCTGGGAAACCGATCATCTTTCTCAAAGCTTCCCTGATATTGACGCATTTGCAGAGAAATGTCGTTTTAGAGATTGCCAACATGAAGGTGAACCTAAATGTGCAGTGAGAAATGCAATAGAGGAAGGAATGTTAGAAGAAAGAAGGCTTGAGAATTATAAGAAATTCCATCGTGAGCTAGCTTTTCTTGAGCGACAAACAAATAAGAAGGCTCATCTCGAAGAGAAGAAAAAGTGGAAAAAAATCGCTGGAGATCGAACTAGAAAGAATCGCTAG
- a CDS encoding YitT family protein, producing the protein MYKKIVAVVIGSILVGSGINAFLVPNHLIDGGMIGIGLIVKYIWGYQTGLTIICLSIPLYIIAFLYFRPYFYNSLHGLLLSSFFIDLLSPLRYAFSFPILISSILGGFFVGTGIGIMLKYETSTGGTDLLAQFISRIVTLNVGIIIFLIDGLVILIGSKTIGLNASLYSAVTIFAVGIATSLLTIKKEAL; encoded by the coding sequence ATGTATAAAAAAATAGTTGCTGTTGTTATAGGAAGTATCTTAGTTGGCTCAGGTATCAATGCCTTTCTAGTTCCCAACCACCTTATTGATGGTGGAATGATTGGAATCGGCTTAATTGTAAAATACATATGGGGTTATCAAACCGGTCTTACCATCATTTGTTTAAGTATTCCTCTTTATATTATTGCGTTCCTCTACTTTCGCCCTTACTTTTATAATAGCCTCCATGGATTATTACTATCTTCTTTTTTTATTGATCTTCTTTCTCCCCTTCGATACGCCTTTTCTTTTCCTATTCTGATCAGTTCCATATTAGGAGGCTTTTTCGTAGGTACAGGGATTGGAATTATGTTGAAATACGAGACAAGTACAGGTGGAACAGATTTGCTCGCTCAATTTATCTCCCGCATCGTTACGTTAAATGTTGGAATCATCATCTTTCTAATAGATGGTCTTGTCATCCTTATTGGATCCAAAACCATTGGATTAAATGCTTCGCTCTATTCTGCTGTTACTATTTTTGCAGTTGGTATTGCTACTAGCTTATTAACTATTAAGAAAGAAGCCTTATAG